A part of Streptomyces sp. DSM 40750 genomic DNA contains:
- a CDS encoding alpha/beta hydrolase family protein, which produces MTTGDPGAGAALPPLVAAQHRAMPFTRLTDCGMDPADARRLLADTTAGIPWQDAAATVADGQLERARSAEAAGHRTTARQAYRFASAALMFAQMAYQSDTPEKRELYARHTAATAALAPEAERVEIPHRDGVLGGWLCLPDTAPPRATVIVWGGLSGWGAAYLRLADAYTARGLACLLAEGPGQGESRMRHGLYVDEHVTDGFARFVDLVEADPRLDGGIGVQGVSFGGLFAAHLAAADPRIGAVVVNGAPAVPAVPEFRTAREQMAAVVGTDDLDRVAEVMGGLRFDPYKHRITCPLLLLHGGEDPLARYEDQEPFLRAADPATSTVRIWPDGEHTLYNHAAERDALTGDWFTDHLVSSPHTANR; this is translated from the coding sequence ATGACGACCGGAGATCCTGGAGCGGGGGCCGCGCTGCCCCCGCTGGTCGCCGCCCAGCACCGGGCCATGCCCTTCACCCGGCTCACCGACTGTGGCATGGACCCCGCCGACGCCCGACGGCTGCTCGCCGACACCACCGCCGGAATCCCGTGGCAGGATGCCGCCGCGACAGTCGCCGACGGACAACTGGAGCGCGCGCGGTCGGCGGAAGCCGCGGGGCACCGTACCACCGCCCGGCAGGCGTACCGGTTCGCCTCCGCGGCCCTGATGTTCGCGCAGATGGCGTACCAGAGCGACACCCCGGAGAAGCGGGAGCTGTACGCCCGGCACACCGCCGCGACCGCCGCTCTCGCACCCGAGGCGGAGCGCGTGGAGATCCCGCACCGAGACGGCGTCCTCGGCGGCTGGCTGTGCCTGCCGGACACCGCCCCGCCCCGGGCCACCGTCATCGTCTGGGGCGGCCTGAGCGGCTGGGGAGCCGCATATCTGCGCCTCGCCGACGCGTACACCGCACGCGGCCTGGCCTGCCTGCTCGCCGAAGGGCCAGGCCAGGGCGAATCGCGGATGCGCCACGGGCTGTACGTCGACGAGCACGTCACCGACGGCTTCGCCCGCTTCGTCGACCTGGTCGAGGCCGATCCCCGCCTCGACGGTGGCATCGGCGTCCAGGGCGTCAGCTTCGGCGGCCTGTTCGCCGCCCATCTGGCCGCCGCCGATCCGCGCATCGGCGCGGTGGTCGTCAACGGGGCTCCCGCGGTCCCGGCCGTCCCGGAATTCCGTACCGCCCGCGAGCAGATGGCCGCCGTGGTCGGCACCGACGACCTGGACCGGGTGGCCGAGGTCATGGGCGGCCTGCGCTTCGACCCGTACAAGCACCGCATCACCTGCCCGCTGCTCCTGCTGCACGGCGGTGAGGACCCCCTCGCCCGCTACGAGGACCAGGAGCCGTTCCTGCGCGCCGCCGACCCCGCCACCTCCACTGTGCGGATCTGGCCCGACGGCGAGCACACCCTCTACAACCACGCGGCCGAACGCGACGCACTCACCGGTGACTGGTTCACCGACCACCTGGTCAGCTCCCCCCACACCGCGAATCGCTAG
- a CDS encoding dioxygenase family protein: protein MDFTVETATDAVVGSFRETKDQRLRQVMESLTRHLHDFVRDIEPTMEEWEAAIGFLTAVGQTCDDTRQEFVLLSDILGVSMLVETLNGAEAGTESTVLGPFHMTQSPRRELGDSIDLLGTGRPCVVSGRVLAADGSPLPDTELDVWQCSEDGFYDVQQPDVQPPGNGRGLFRTDGDGRYWFSTVVPSHYPIPTDGPIGRLLEATARHPYRPAHIHFIARAEHHRPVTTHAFVAGSPYVDSDAVFAVKRGLITDFTESYDTRDAERLGVTVPFTHAEFDIVLAPEVQPTR, encoded by the coding sequence ATGGACTTCACCGTCGAGACCGCCACCGACGCGGTGGTGGGGAGCTTCCGGGAGACCAAGGACCAGCGGCTGCGGCAGGTGATGGAGAGCCTGACCCGCCACCTCCATGACTTCGTGCGGGACATCGAACCCACGATGGAGGAGTGGGAGGCCGCGATCGGCTTCCTCACCGCCGTCGGCCAGACGTGCGACGACACCCGCCAGGAGTTCGTCCTGCTCTCCGACATCCTGGGCGTCTCCATGCTCGTCGAGACCCTGAACGGTGCCGAGGCGGGAACCGAGAGCACCGTCCTCGGCCCCTTCCACATGACCCAGTCGCCCCGCCGCGAGCTCGGCGACTCCATCGACCTGTTGGGCACCGGCCGCCCCTGCGTGGTGTCCGGCCGCGTGCTCGCCGCCGACGGCTCTCCGCTGCCGGACACCGAACTCGACGTGTGGCAGTGCTCGGAGGACGGTTTCTACGACGTGCAGCAGCCCGACGTGCAGCCGCCGGGCAACGGCCGCGGACTGTTCCGCACGGACGGCGACGGCCGCTACTGGTTCAGCACCGTCGTCCCCTCCCATTACCCCATCCCCACCGATGGTCCCATCGGCCGCCTCCTCGAAGCCACCGCCCGGCACCCCTACCGGCCCGCCCACATCCACTTCATCGCGCGGGCCGAGCACCACCGTCCGGTCACCACGCACGCGTTCGTCGCGGGCAGCCCCTACGTCGACTCGGACGCCGTCTTCGCGGTCAAGCGGGGCCTGATCACCGACTTCACCGAGTCCTACGACACGCGGGACGCCGAACGTCTCGGCGTGACCGTGCCCTTCACACATGCCGAGTTCGACATCGTCCTGGCCCCGGAAGTGCAGCCGACGCGATGA
- a CDS encoding NAD(P)-dependent oxidoreductase, whose product MRCIFAPSLPRSGSVPSAAPFAVRSELEGSTVGIVGYGAIGSRVARILRGFGAHVLVADPFVRPDDVSPAEVTDLADLMRRSTFVTVHARATPQTEGLISRQMIDLMPAGGVLVNCARGSLVDYDAVCDALDAGRLFGAAFDVFPVEPIPANSRLLTTPNIVMTPHLAGASKQTAFNAASIVASEVARFLQGQPLAHCANPDVIARLH is encoded by the coding sequence ATGAGGTGCATCTTCGCCCCCAGCTTGCCACGGTCGGGTTCGGTCCCGTCAGCGGCCCCCTTTGCGGTTCGTTCGGAGCTCGAAGGCAGCACCGTCGGCATCGTCGGATACGGTGCCATCGGCTCCCGTGTCGCCCGCATCCTGCGCGGCTTCGGCGCCCACGTGCTCGTCGCCGACCCCTTTGTCCGTCCGGACGACGTGTCACCGGCGGAGGTCACCGACCTGGCGGACCTCATGCGGCGCTCCACGTTCGTCACCGTCCACGCCCGCGCGACTCCGCAAACCGAGGGTTTGATCTCCCGGCAGATGATCGACCTGATGCCCGCGGGCGGCGTGCTGGTCAACTGTGCCCGCGGGTCCCTCGTCGACTACGACGCCGTGTGCGACGCCCTGGACGCCGGAAGGCTCTTCGGCGCGGCCTTCGACGTCTTCCCGGTGGAGCCGATCCCCGCCAACTCCCGCCTGCTGACGACCCCCAACATCGTCATGACGCCCCATTTGGCCGGCGCCAGCAAACAGACCGCCTTCAACGCCGCCTCCATCGTGGCCTCGGAAGTAGCAAGATTCCTGCAAGGCCAGCCACTCGCGCACTGCGCAAATCCAGACGTTATCGCCCGACTTCACTGA
- a CDS encoding SpoIIE family protein phosphatase has protein sequence MKARLKLLAATDAGAAENEVFRLALHHVVAELGALGGMVHLSGPMSALRLVSANGLPPVLTRAWEIVGQEGTTAPALAVRQGSAAWVPIARLESSASESSASAWPDTGMAAVPISGEMRTVGALTLLTGDGGEPTGEQWDFLRAVMAWVEERMDQALPPARPLQELWRSARVREALEEVQVGSWVWNIQSGELHWDEATMALYDVDPAQFVPRIETFMKAVHPDDVPFMLAAVQKSIHDHTLYEAEFRVRLQDGTYRWTHSRGKVVLDDEGEPLRMIGGAWGVDEPTSARNALARALRHMSDGFLSVDGDWRIVYANLEAERTLGSSEQELLGRVLWELPRVRQLHDLEDRCRNASASLPAGFDIRIPSTGRFYHLRLVPVPDGTICYFTDVTEKRQRDAEREAAEHAAAERSARIAELTTALAKATTSRDVVDAVARRVLPPFGAVGLVMQAIEGDRAYNVGAVGYPQEFLDRLNGSPFHEATPVWDSLLSGAPVFISSAEEYAARYPGRADLPHKAGKESWAFLPLTASGRLLGACVISFDHPRRLTGEERTLLTAISGLVAQALDRARLYDSEHTRAQELQRALLPRALPALPACTPAARYLPAGHGMEVGGDWYDIIPLSADQVALVVGDVMGHGLSEAATMGRLRTAVHTLADLELSPDEILSRLNDIVSGLGDDSYATCLYAIYDPTTRICTFARAGHPPPAVVHPDGSVLISESAPDPPLGVAGPPFETTQLTLPDGSLFVLYTDGLIESSQRDIDDGLTLLTGLLGTAHTSGLDRICDTLIAGLLPADEQDIDDDATLLVARLHALPADQIASWALPEAPQAAGEARKHVREQLSAWKLDDLTMSTELLASELVGNVVRHAKGPVQLRLLRSADLICEVSDGSLTTPRIRRTTETDEGGRGLQLVAALSKRWGTRFTATGKCIWTEQALPAVP, from the coding sequence ATGAAGGCACGGCTCAAACTGCTCGCAGCCACGGATGCGGGAGCAGCCGAGAACGAGGTCTTCCGGCTGGCCCTCCACCACGTGGTAGCGGAGCTCGGTGCCCTGGGTGGAATGGTCCACCTCAGTGGCCCCATGTCCGCGCTACGCCTCGTGTCGGCCAACGGGCTACCCCCGGTCCTCACTCGGGCATGGGAGATCGTCGGACAGGAAGGGACGACCGCCCCGGCCCTCGCCGTACGCCAGGGAAGCGCCGCATGGGTGCCCATCGCCCGCCTCGAGTCATCCGCGAGCGAGTCATCAGCGAGCGCCTGGCCTGATACGGGCATGGCTGCCGTGCCCATATCCGGGGAAATGCGGACCGTCGGCGCGCTCACCCTCCTGACGGGCGACGGCGGCGAGCCGACCGGTGAACAGTGGGACTTCCTGCGGGCCGTGATGGCTTGGGTCGAGGAACGGATGGACCAGGCACTGCCACCTGCCCGACCGCTTCAGGAGCTCTGGCGCAGCGCTCGAGTCCGGGAGGCGCTGGAGGAGGTCCAGGTAGGCTCATGGGTTTGGAACATCCAGTCCGGTGAGTTGCACTGGGACGAAGCCACCATGGCTCTGTACGACGTGGACCCCGCGCAGTTCGTGCCTCGTATCGAGACGTTCATGAAAGCTGTCCACCCCGATGACGTGCCGTTCATGCTCGCTGCGGTCCAGAAGTCGATCCACGACCATACGCTGTACGAGGCCGAATTCCGGGTCCGTCTCCAGGACGGCACGTACCGCTGGACCCACAGTCGCGGCAAAGTGGTTCTCGACGACGAGGGCGAACCTCTCCGGATGATCGGCGGGGCGTGGGGTGTCGACGAGCCGACTTCCGCCCGGAACGCACTCGCCCGTGCCCTGCGGCACATGAGCGACGGCTTCCTGTCCGTGGACGGCGACTGGCGGATCGTCTACGCCAACCTGGAAGCGGAGCGCACCCTCGGCTCCTCCGAGCAAGAGCTGCTCGGCCGAGTTCTGTGGGAGCTGCCCCGCGTACGGCAGCTGCACGACTTGGAGGACCGCTGCCGAAACGCCTCCGCGTCACTCCCCGCGGGCTTCGACATACGAATCCCCAGCACCGGACGCTTCTACCACCTGCGGCTAGTCCCGGTGCCGGACGGCACCATCTGCTATTTCACCGACGTCACCGAAAAGCGGCAACGCGACGCCGAGCGGGAAGCCGCCGAACACGCCGCCGCAGAGCGGTCCGCTCGAATCGCCGAGCTGACGACGGCTCTCGCCAAGGCGACGACCTCACGGGACGTGGTGGACGCGGTCGCCCGGCGGGTGCTGCCGCCGTTCGGCGCCGTCGGCCTGGTCATGCAAGCCATCGAGGGCGACCGGGCGTACAACGTCGGAGCCGTCGGCTACCCCCAGGAGTTCCTGGACCGGTTGAACGGCTCCCCGTTCCATGAGGCCACACCGGTCTGGGACTCGCTGCTCTCGGGGGCCCCCGTGTTCATCTCCTCGGCGGAGGAGTACGCGGCGCGCTATCCGGGCCGGGCCGACCTGCCCCACAAGGCTGGCAAGGAATCGTGGGCCTTCCTGCCGCTGACCGCCTCCGGGAGACTGCTCGGCGCCTGCGTGATCAGTTTCGATCATCCGCGCCGATTGACCGGCGAGGAACGTACCCTGCTCACGGCGATCAGCGGCCTGGTTGCGCAGGCCCTCGACCGGGCCCGACTGTACGACTCCGAGCACACCCGAGCCCAGGAACTCCAGCGCGCTCTGCTTCCCCGCGCGCTGCCCGCTCTGCCCGCCTGCACGCCCGCCGCTCGCTATCTGCCCGCCGGGCACGGTATGGAGGTCGGCGGCGATTGGTACGACATCATTCCGCTGTCCGCCGACCAGGTCGCGCTTGTCGTCGGCGACGTGATGGGACACGGGTTGTCCGAGGCAGCCACTATGGGACGGCTGCGCACCGCCGTACACACCCTCGCCGACCTCGAACTGTCCCCCGACGAGATCCTGAGCCGCCTCAACGACATCGTCAGTGGCCTCGGCGACGACTCTTACGCCACCTGCCTCTACGCGATCTACGACCCCACCACCCGGATCTGTACCTTCGCCCGAGCCGGACACCCGCCGCCGGCCGTGGTTCATCCGGACGGGAGCGTGCTCATTTCCGAATCTGCCCCCGACCCCCCGCTCGGCGTGGCCGGGCCCCCGTTTGAGACGACACAGCTGACACTGCCCGACGGCAGCCTGTTCGTGCTGTACACCGACGGCCTCATCGAGTCCTCCCAGCGCGACATCGACGACGGCCTGACTCTCCTCACCGGGCTCCTGGGTACCGCCCACACCAGCGGCCTCGACAGGATTTGTGACACCCTCATCGCCGGCTTGCTACCCGCCGACGAGCAGGACATTGACGACGACGCCACCCTGCTCGTCGCCCGCCTCCACGCCCTGCCTGCCGACCAGATCGCCTCCTGGGCCCTCCCCGAGGCCCCGCAGGCGGCGGGCGAAGCCCGCAAACACGTGCGTGAGCAGTTGTCCGCGTGGAAGCTGGACGATCTGACGATGAGCACTGAACTACTCGCCAGCGAGCTCGTAGGCAACGTCGTACGGCACGCCAAGGGCCCCGTACAGCTCCGCCTGCTGCGCAGCGCCGACCTGATCTGCGAGGTCTCCGATGGCAGCCTGACCACGCCCCGCATCCGCCGAACTACGGAGACCGACGAGGGCGGGCGCGGGCTGCAGCTCGTCGCTGCGCTCTCCAAGCGGTGGGGCACCCGCTTCACGGCGACAGGGAAGTGCATCTGGACTGAGCAGGCGCTGCCTGCCGTGCCCTAG
- a CDS encoding SMP-30/gluconolactonase/LRE family protein, whose translation MLWESCRASPWCCVPSPPAYGTPVTCRSDGHAVGLLGDVVVDSQGRVGLGNFGFDLYEGEPMKLAALHRVDPDGTITEVTTGLWFLNGCAITSEDVLPVDETFGDRIGAFDLTGDGKLSENQMRPSCHRDPSVKMKPGINVVGVVYVRPPLSLAAGTDDWAGSWSFAGGSPSSRRDRARFTAA comes from the coding sequence ATGTTATGGGAATCATGCAGGGCATCGCCATGGTGCTGCGTCCCGAGCCCGCCGGCGTACGGCACGCCGGTCACCTGCCGCTCTGACGGGCATGCCGTCGGACTCCTCGGCGATGTCGTCGTGGACTCGCAGGGCCGCGTGGGCCTGGGTAATTTCGGCTTCGACCTCTATGAAGGCGAGCCGATGAAGCTGGCCGCACTGCACCGAGTCGATCCCGACGGGACGATCACCGAGGTGACGACCGGCCTCTGGTTCCTCAACGGCTGCGCGATCACCTCGGAGGACGTCCTTCCTGTGGACGAGACCTTCGGCGATCGCATCGGGGCCTTCGACCTGACGGGCGACGGGAAGCTGTCGGAGAACCAGATGCGCCCCTCGTGCCATCGCGATCCTTCAGTAAAGATGAAGCCCGGAATCAACGTGGTAGGTGTCGTATATGTTCGTCCTCCGTTGAGCCTGGCCGCGGGCACCGATGACTGGGCCGGATCATGGTCGTTCGCTGGTGGCTCACCGAGTTCACGACGGGATCGCGCCCGGTTCACGGCCGCGTAG